The following coding sequences lie in one Moritella viscosa genomic window:
- a CDS encoding putative phage tail fiber protein H, which produces MSEQQVTGILTNAGKQHITQCALANTGLDVTTLVLANIPNLSDSAARDPNMALPTQTQIAYQTDELLDGFIDEHTVAWACVLDQDVGDFDYNWIGLVTSTGILLALDYLPLQRKRQGVNNVHNRSFVLRFAAAKALARIDIKASSWMFDYSPRLDSMQLAIVANATAQIDNMTRHLGLKDVVTSLQNTIELQQVHIGTLEQAGQTLQRTQSAMIRQRQEQDGEIQTSLAKMATAQISTMYRQVKHITSANNE; this is translated from the coding sequence ATGTCTGAACAACAGGTAACCGGCATTCTTACTAATGCTGGTAAACAACATATTACCCAGTGTGCGCTAGCAAACACGGGACTCGATGTAACAACACTGGTGTTGGCTAATATCCCTAATTTAAGTGATAGCGCAGCGCGCGACCCTAATATGGCGCTCCCAACACAAACACAAATTGCCTATCAAACGGATGAATTACTCGACGGTTTCATTGATGAGCATACCGTGGCATGGGCGTGTGTGTTAGACCAGGACGTTGGTGATTTTGATTACAACTGGATTGGCTTAGTGACCAGTACCGGTATTTTGTTAGCACTGGATTATTTACCTCTGCAGCGTAAGCGTCAGGGCGTGAACAACGTACACAACCGCAGTTTTGTATTGAGGTTTGCCGCAGCCAAAGCCCTTGCCCGCATCGATATTAAAGCCAGTAGCTGGATGTTTGATTACAGCCCACGCCTAGACAGTATGCAGTTGGCGATTGTCGCTAATGCTACGGCGCAAATAGATAACATGACGCGCCATTTAGGCTTAAAAGACGTAGTAACCAGCTTACAAAATACTATCGAACTGCAGCAAGTTCACATCGGCACTTTAGAGCAAGCAGGGCAAACACTGCAGCGTACACAATCAGCAATGATAAGGCAGCGCCAGGAACAAGATGGTGAGATACAAACTTCACTTGCCAAAATGGCAACCGCACAAATCAGTACTATGTACCGACAGGTAAAGCATATTACATCAGCTAATAACGAATAA
- a CDS encoding putative phage tail fiber protein, with amino-acid sequence MTIEQNIAELVQASNNLTGVVDGKMKDIDKQVADKKVLIDQYLSNVVSNINGVDVHKQGRVKTYFIQGNLSNGGYTKDGGPDDLFPVCAAPKSPTYLNLIEFIASSAGFGDGGDMFRVEFMITHRGMAANTGYTNHLIFTGTSSSDSVAGLLELKKIAKNGELSLFISEPSGDTEVALTRDLEGTALPVSFRSIGQGRDNGIARVTLKVDTRHHCGAARSFGANVMYTSDKGRPSVARVTQIKPTWEE; translated from the coding sequence ATGACAATAGAACAGAACATTGCAGAACTCGTGCAAGCCAGCAATAACCTCACGGGTGTTGTTGATGGGAAAATGAAAGATATTGATAAGCAGGTCGCCGATAAAAAGGTGCTCATAGACCAGTACCTAAGTAATGTTGTCAGTAATATCAACGGGGTTGACGTACATAAGCAAGGACGAGTTAAAACCTATTTTATTCAAGGTAACTTAAGTAATGGTGGGTATACAAAAGATGGGGGACCTGATGATTTATTTCCTGTTTGTGCAGCCCCTAAATCTCCCACTTATCTAAATTTAATTGAATTTATCGCTTCTTCCGCTGGTTTTGGGGACGGTGGTGATATGTTTCGTGTTGAATTCATGATAACGCACCGCGGTATGGCTGCTAATACAGGCTATACAAACCATCTGATTTTCACTGGAACAAGCTCATCAGATTCGGTCGCGGGTTTGTTAGAATTAAAAAAAATAGCAAAAAATGGCGAATTAAGTTTGTTTATCTCTGAACCGAGTGGGGACACAGAAGTTGCATTGACCCGTGATTTAGAAGGGACAGCACTGCCAGTATCATTCAGAAGCATTGGTCAAGGCCGTGATAATGGCATTGCTCGCGTTACGTTAAAAGTTGATACACGGCACCACTGTGGTGCGGCTCGTTCTTTTGGGGCTAACGTCATGTATACATCCGATAAAGGGCGCCCATCAGTGGCTCGTGTTACTCAAATTAAACCAACTTGGGAAGAATAA
- a CDS encoding putative uncharacterized phage protein (No significant database matches) produces the protein MQENNTNSELGYLDAEMANETKWSTVRVIRDAKLKATDWLVIKYMGSGESLPDAWKQYRSTLRDIPQSGVEPDAIVWPQKPAIS, from the coding sequence ATGCAGGAAAACAATACGAACAGTGAGCTTGGTTACCTCGATGCAGAAATGGCAAATGAGACGAAGTGGTCCACAGTACGTGTAATACGTGATGCTAAATTAAAGGCAACGGATTGGTTAGTCATCAAGTACATGGGAAGTGGAGAATCATTACCGGATGCTTGGAAGCAATATCGTTCGACATTACGTGATATTCCGCAATCTGGTGTTGAGCCTGACGCTATCGTTTGGCCACAGAAACCCGCTATTAGCTAA
- a CDS encoding putative uncharacterized phage protein: MRSISLTFHQTATLCTTAEGAVLLATAIKDESRQFRPTAFNALVLWVSCDTPNDLAKQLAPINDYCPLTSFVECGRYASSLATLDADKLTRPQGSEQSLEWTVLNDKRYIPALKRQYHATSLALVKTQGQALISDIGSALAECKQLKGLRDVRLTATEFNPVNTGLNCTSISANSAKGLADKLQGLGDDKAYWAFCAFVGSSHELEPIKDVFL, translated from the coding sequence ATGCGCAGTATTAGCCTTACGTTTCACCAAACCGCGACCCTTTGCACAACTGCAGAGGGCGCAGTCTTGCTGGCAACTGCCATCAAAGATGAAAGCCGCCAGTTCAGACCAACGGCTTTTAATGCCCTGGTCTTGTGGGTGAGCTGTGATACGCCAAACGATTTAGCCAAGCAATTAGCGCCGATTAATGACTATTGTCCGTTAACCAGCTTCGTTGAATGCGGTCGTTATGCATCGAGTCTAGCAACATTAGATGCAGATAAACTCACTCGCCCTCAAGGTAGTGAACAATCCCTTGAGTGGACGGTATTGAATGATAAGCGGTATATACCCGCGCTTAAGCGGCAATATCATGCGACATCATTAGCACTGGTTAAAACCCAAGGGCAAGCGCTTATTAGCGATATTGGTAGCGCCCTCGCAGAATGTAAGCAGTTAAAGGGTCTGCGTGATGTGCGTTTAACGGCAACTGAATTTAACCCAGTTAACACCGGCTTAAATTGCACTAGCATCAGTGCTAATTCAGCCAAAGGTTTAGCTGATAAGTTACAAGGCCTTGGTGATGATAAAGCGTATTGGGCGTTTTGTGCGTTTGTAGGCAGTAGCCACGAACTTGAACCTATTAAGGACGTGTTTTTATGA
- a CDS encoding putative uncharacterized phage protein codes for MIALDGWQVPGYETKIKCSFKLAGEDLSGYGSLTLSSDNGVKPAVLSVTTKIPFKDKAELAKLISKAKELDEHGARIIRTVNCDVAESFKVRKTKFDGEMSATEDEEVKSWVVSFNLLEVMSKSEREQLQLDGEASNNTTPQSTDGHNSLQQQFENVEGP; via the coding sequence ATGATAGCGCTCGATGGTTGGCAAGTACCAGGTTATGAAACCAAAATAAAATGCAGTTTCAAATTAGCTGGCGAAGATTTAAGTGGTTACGGCTCCTTAACCCTATCATCGGATAATGGGGTTAAACCTGCCGTATTATCGGTGACAACCAAGATACCTTTTAAAGATAAGGCTGAGTTAGCCAAGCTGATTTCTAAGGCTAAAGAGCTCGACGAACACGGCGCTAGAATTATCCGCACCGTGAATTGTGATGTAGCAGAATCATTCAAAGTCCGTAAAACCAAGTTTGATGGTGAAATGAGTGCGACTGAAGATGAAGAAGTGAAATCTTGGGTTGTCAGTTTTAATTTACTCGAAGTCATGAGCAAGTCAGAGCGCGAACAACTGCAGCTAGATGGTGAAGCCAGTAACAACACAACACCGCAAAGTACTGATGGCCATAATTCACTGCAACAGCAATTTGAAAATGTAGAGGGCCCTTAA
- a CDS encoding putative uncharacterized phage protein: MDKDMNKPDSARLTTVLIIGGKPVTNIITNSVQLDLFSPGRASFVVTCEYEPKGIVELHLGYRVDKLQPYFMGVIESKYQSSGRWYLTCRELLGALSLPANMAIRFATMKDVLEQLAATGLHFIYPDVDYINQPVPCFYHQGDGISVLRQLGKIYQVPDYIFQQRPDGKIYVGSWHDSGWAKSVITDFSEHPIKPISSSKGELIAIPKLRPGLKLNGRYLSEVTLTGNKQVIRWSKTLYAA, encoded by the coding sequence ATGGATAAAGATATGAATAAACCCGATTCAGCACGACTCACCACCGTACTCATCATTGGTGGTAAGCCCGTCACGAATATAATAACCAACAGCGTACAGCTGGATTTATTTAGTCCTGGTCGCGCGAGCTTCGTTGTTACTTGTGAGTATGAACCCAAAGGTATCGTGGAATTACACCTTGGTTATCGGGTCGATAAACTGCAGCCTTATTTCATGGGTGTTATTGAATCTAAATATCAATCATCCGGTCGTTGGTATCTGACTTGTCGTGAATTACTCGGTGCATTATCACTGCCAGCTAACATGGCCATTCGTTTTGCGACGATGAAAGATGTACTTGAACAGCTTGCGGCCACCGGTCTTCATTTTATTTATCCCGATGTAGATTATATCAATCAGCCCGTTCCTTGTTTTTATCATCAAGGCGATGGTATATCGGTATTGCGTCAGTTGGGGAAGATATACCAGGTACCGGATTATATTTTTCAGCAACGCCCCGATGGCAAAATCTACGTAGGCAGCTGGCATGATTCAGGCTGGGCCAAGTCGGTCATCACTGATTTTTCAGAACACCCAATTAAACCCATCAGCTCGAGTAAAGGTGAGCTAATTGCTATCCCTAAGTTACGTCCAGGACTAAAACTTAATGGCCGTTATCTTAGTGAAGTGACATTAACAGGAAATAAGCAGGTTATCAGATGGTCAAAAACGCTATACGCCGCTTAG
- a CDS encoding putative uncharacterized phage protein produces MVKNAIRRLVLRYFPELGQRKHLPQLARIEKIYDMPVNGASVSSAFRAYKAADIQLLDAVTGKPLAVPVFEQVSIASGQGHEHGLFVEPTLGMQCLIQYIDGLDSLPVITSLLPWHTLVPDHRSTDVSLQQSHRSKLVGTNGDWQLQTDGEIKQASQKSIVEAQTSEQSYFERSTKVATHDINKIDGNQVNEIMGALKILVGEKAIITSLDNLLLGSNKEVKIQSAEDMHLDSAKSLIIKAKNITEDADTIKLNGGCGVITCASICPFTGKPHVDGSTTVFAGK; encoded by the coding sequence ATGGTCAAAAACGCTATACGCCGCTTAGTATTACGTTACTTTCCTGAATTAGGACAGCGTAAACACTTACCGCAATTGGCTCGAATAGAGAAGATTTATGATATGCCGGTTAATGGCGCCAGTGTCAGCAGTGCATTTCGCGCCTATAAAGCGGCGGATATTCAATTGTTAGATGCGGTAACAGGCAAACCCTTAGCCGTTCCTGTCTTTGAACAAGTGAGTATTGCATCAGGGCAGGGGCATGAACATGGTCTATTCGTTGAACCAACACTAGGCATGCAGTGCTTAATTCAATACATTGATGGCCTTGATTCATTGCCGGTTATTACGTCGCTTTTACCCTGGCATACTTTGGTACCCGATCATCGTTCAACCGATGTAAGCCTGCAGCAATCACACCGTAGTAAATTAGTTGGCACTAATGGCGATTGGCAGCTGCAGACAGATGGTGAAATAAAACAGGCCAGTCAGAAATCGATTGTTGAAGCCCAAACCAGCGAACAGAGTTACTTTGAGCGCAGCACCAAGGTTGCTACGCACGACATTAATAAAATAGACGGTAACCAGGTTAATGAAATTATGGGGGCGTTAAAAATACTCGTCGGTGAAAAGGCGATTATTACCTCATTGGATAACCTGCTTTTAGGCAGCAACAAAGAAGTTAAAATACAAAGTGCAGAAGACATGCATCTAGACAGTGCAAAATCACTGATCATTAAAGCCAAGAATATAACCGAAGATGCAGATACGATTAAGCTTAATGGCGGCTGTGGTGTTATTACCTGCGCCAGTATTTGCCCATTCACTGGTAAACCACATGTTGATGGCTCCACTACCGTTTTTGCAGGGAAATAA
- the pta gene encoding phosphate acetyltransferase codes for MARTIMLIPVGVGVGVTSVSLGMVRAFERNGLNVNFFKPVAQPRQGEKGPELSTEIIRQGTNASPATPFTLLHAEKLIGAGKTDVLLEDIVERFESHMVDAEIVVVEGLVPTSKQPFANSVNYNIAKALDAEMVFVANPGTDSSEQLKDRLEIACSNFGGSKNKRIIGCVINKVGAPLDEAGRSRPDLAEMFEANSGNASHNLEVLQVFGKSPMPILGCIPWSAELIAPRAKDLANHLKAEILNEGELEERRLLGITFCARSIPNMLQHFRPGGLLVTSGDRADVIVAACLAAMNGVKIGALLLTGDARPDESVLKLCQQAMATGLPIMLTTTNTWQTALTLQNFNLDIPADDKQRIEAVQEYIASHIDKQWIETLTVGTKRTRRLSPPAFRYQLTELARQAKKRVVLPEGEEPRTIEAANICAERGIATPVLVGNPAEIKRVAESQGIVLSEGVEIVDPVTCREKYVAPMVELRKGKGLTEVVAREQLEDNVVLATMMLEQSEVDGLVSGAVHTTANTIRPALQLIKTAPGSNLVSSIFFMLLPDQVLVYGDCAINPDPDASQLADIAIQSADSAKAFGIDPRVAMISYSTGSSGQGSDVEKVREATKIAQERRPDLIIDGPLQYDAAIMENVAKSKAPNSPVAGKATVFVFPDLNTGNTTYKAVQRSANLISIGPMLQGMRKPVNDLSRGALVDDIVYTIALTAIQSKQLTS; via the coding sequence GTGGCTCGCACTATAATGCTTATCCCAGTTGGCGTAGGCGTAGGCGTAACTTCTGTTAGTCTAGGTATGGTTCGTGCGTTTGAACGCAACGGCCTAAACGTTAACTTTTTCAAACCTGTTGCTCAACCTCGCCAAGGCGAAAAAGGTCCAGAGCTATCAACTGAAATTATCCGTCAAGGAACGAATGCATCACCTGCAACACCGTTCACTTTATTACACGCTGAAAAATTAATCGGTGCTGGTAAAACTGACGTGCTTCTTGAAGATATCGTTGAACGTTTCGAATCACACATGGTTGATGCTGAAATCGTTGTTGTTGAAGGTCTAGTACCAACATCAAAACAACCATTTGCTAACAGCGTGAACTACAACATCGCAAAAGCACTTGATGCTGAAATGGTGTTTGTGGCTAACCCAGGCACAGATTCTTCAGAACAACTTAAAGATCGTTTAGAAATAGCTTGCTCAAACTTCGGTGGTAGCAAAAACAAACGTATCATTGGTTGTGTGATCAACAAAGTTGGCGCACCACTTGATGAAGCTGGCCGTAGCCGTCCAGATCTTGCGGAAATGTTTGAAGCAAACTCAGGTAATGCTAGCCATAACCTAGAAGTGCTACAAGTATTTGGCAAAAGCCCAATGCCAATCCTTGGTTGTATTCCTTGGAGCGCAGAGCTAATTGCACCACGTGCAAAAGATCTTGCTAACCACTTAAAAGCTGAAATCTTAAACGAAGGCGAACTAGAAGAACGCCGTCTACTAGGTATCACTTTTTGTGCTCGTTCTATTCCAAACATGCTTCAGCACTTCCGTCCAGGTGGCTTATTAGTTACTTCTGGCGATCGTGCAGACGTTATCGTAGCTGCATGTCTTGCTGCAATGAACGGCGTTAAAATTGGCGCATTACTATTAACTGGTGATGCTCGTCCAGACGAAAGTGTATTAAAACTTTGTCAACAAGCGATGGCAACTGGTCTACCAATCATGTTGACTACAACTAATACTTGGCAGACTGCATTAACGCTTCAAAACTTCAATCTTGATATCCCTGCAGATGATAAACAACGCATCGAAGCAGTTCAAGAATACATCGCAAGTCACATCGACAAGCAATGGATTGAAACGTTAACAGTTGGTACCAAACGTACTCGTCGTTTATCACCGCCAGCATTCCGTTACCAGTTAACTGAATTAGCGCGTCAAGCGAAGAAACGTGTTGTACTACCTGAAGGTGAAGAGCCACGTACAATTGAAGCAGCTAACATCTGTGCTGAACGTGGCATCGCTACACCAGTACTTGTTGGTAATCCAGCTGAAATTAAACGTGTTGCAGAAAGCCAAGGTATCGTACTTTCTGAAGGCGTTGAAATCGTAGATCCTGTAACATGTCGTGAAAAATATGTTGCACCTATGGTTGAACTGCGTAAAGGGAAAGGCCTTACTGAAGTAGTAGCGCGTGAGCAACTAGAAGATAACGTTGTACTTGCGACTATGATGTTAGAGCAGTCTGAAGTTGACGGTCTTGTATCTGGTGCCGTTCATACGACAGCAAACACAATCCGTCCAGCACTACAGTTGATCAAAACAGCTCCGGGTTCAAACCTAGTGTCTTCAATCTTCTTCATGTTGCTACCAGATCAAGTGTTAGTGTACGGTGATTGTGCAATTAACCCAGATCCAGATGCTTCTCAACTGGCTGACATCGCGATTCAATCAGCTGATTCAGCTAAAGCATTCGGTATTGATCCTCGCGTTGCTATGATCTCTTACTCAACTGGTTCATCTGGCCAAGGTAGTGATGTAGAGAAAGTACGTGAAGCAACTAAAATCGCACAAGAACGTCGTCCAGATCTAATCATCGACGGTCCATTACAGTACGATGCTGCTATCATGGAAAATGTTGCGAAAAGCAAAGCGCCAAACAGCCCTGTTGCTGGTAAAGCGACTGTATTTGTATTCCCAGATCTTAATACTGGTAACACAACTTACAAAGCGGTACAGCGTTCTGCAAACCTAATCTCTATTGGTCCAATGCTGCAAGGCATGCGTAAACCAGTAAATGATTTATCACGTGGCGCATTAGTAGACGATATCGTTTACACAATCGCACTTACAGCGATTCAATCTAAGCAATTAACGTCTTAG
- the ackA gene encoding acetate kinase, producing the protein MNKLVLVLNCGSSSLKFAVLDSVSGDEQLSGLAECFNLENARIKWKLDGNKGTADLGAFASHKEAVAYIVNNILKEKQEMSDAIVAIGHRVVHGGEKFTSSVIIDDAVMQGIEDCATLAPLHNPAHLIGIRAAQAAFPALPQVAVFDTAFHQTMPEKAYLYALPYKLYRENGIRRYGMHGTSHLFIGREAAALLGQKVEETNIINCHLGNGASICAIKDGKSVDTSMGMTPLEGLVMGTRSGDLDPSIINHLVTQCNYTLAEVNSMLNNESGLLGISEISSDCRAIEDGYAEGQVGAVRAMELSCYRLAKYIASYAAALGRIDAIVFTGGIGENSDVIRSIVLKQLSIFGIEVDEAANTAARFGSEGTITTANSKIKAMVISTNEELVIAQDAVSLI; encoded by the coding sequence ATGAATAAACTCGTTCTAGTTCTAAACTGTGGTAGTTCTTCTCTTAAATTCGCAGTTCTTGATTCAGTATCTGGTGATGAACAATTATCAGGTCTTGCAGAATGCTTTAATTTAGAAAACGCACGCATCAAGTGGAAACTTGACGGCAATAAAGGCACTGCCGATCTAGGCGCATTCGCTTCTCATAAAGAAGCTGTAGCATACATCGTAAATAACATTCTTAAAGAAAAACAAGAAATGAGCGACGCTATCGTAGCGATCGGTCATCGTGTTGTACACGGCGGCGAAAAATTCACTTCATCAGTAATCATTGATGATGCTGTAATGCAAGGTATCGAAGACTGTGCAACATTAGCACCGCTTCATAACCCAGCTCATCTTATCGGTATCCGTGCTGCACAAGCTGCATTCCCAGCGCTTCCTCAAGTTGCTGTTTTCGATACTGCATTCCACCAAACTATGCCTGAAAAAGCATACTTATACGCACTACCGTACAAACTGTACCGTGAAAATGGCATCCGTCGTTACGGTATGCACGGTACTAGTCACCTATTCATCGGTCGTGAAGCAGCTGCTCTTCTAGGTCAAAAAGTTGAAGAAACTAACATCATCAACTGTCATCTAGGCAACGGCGCATCAATCTGTGCAATTAAAGATGGTAAATCAGTAGACACAAGCATGGGTATGACTCCGCTTGAAGGACTAGTGATGGGTACGCGTAGTGGTGATCTTGACCCAAGCATCATCAACCACCTAGTTACACAGTGTAACTACACGCTTGCAGAAGTTAACAGCATGCTTAACAACGAAAGTGGTTTATTAGGTATTTCTGAAATTTCTAGCGATTGCCGTGCTATCGAAGATGGCTATGCAGAAGGTCAAGTTGGCGCAGTTCGCGCAATGGAACTTTCTTGCTACCGTCTAGCTAAATACATCGCTTCATACGCAGCTGCTTTAGGCCGTATCGACGCTATCGTATTTACTGGTGGTATTGGTGAAAACTCTGATGTAATTCGTTCAATTGTATTAAAACAACTTTCTATCTTCGGTATCGAAGTTGACGAAGCGGCAAATACAGCGGCTCGTTTTGGTTCTGAAGGTACAATTACTACAGCAAATAGTAAAATTAAAGCTATGGTTATTTCTACTAACGAAGAACTTGTTATTGCACAAGATGCAGTAAGCTTAATCTAG
- a CDS encoding UPF0208 membrane protein gives MLMNVFKNTLYKGQHYMQRWPMKKELAALFPENRIIAATKLGFKTMPPLAILTVMMQYLYGDMQQLPASIAIALLFITLPMQGLFWLGKRSSELLPVSLANWYHELYQGLVTQGCELEPAVKKPHYSELADILENAFKRMDKVFMVK, from the coding sequence ATGCTGATGAATGTATTTAAAAATACCTTATATAAAGGTCAACATTATATGCAGCGCTGGCCGATGAAAAAAGAACTGGCCGCACTTTTTCCTGAGAATAGAATTATTGCCGCCACGAAACTTGGCTTTAAGACTATGCCGCCATTAGCGATTTTAACTGTGATGATGCAGTATCTCTATGGTGATATGCAGCAGTTACCTGCCAGTATTGCGATTGCATTATTATTTATTACGCTACCGATGCAAGGTTTGTTCTGGTTGGGTAAACGTTCGAGTGAATTATTACCCGTGTCACTAGCAAATTGGTATCATGAACTTTACCAAGGGCTAGTAACGCAAGGTTGTGAGCTTGAGCCCGCAGTGAAAAAACCACATTACAGTGAATTGGCTGATATTTTAGAAAATGCATTTAAGCGAATGGATAAAGTATTTATGGTTAAGTAA
- a CDS encoding rRNA (guanine-N1-)-methyltransferase — translation MNYLCPICARPLSAQDKSLTCEQRHQFDLAKEGYVNLLPVQNKKSKNPGDNKEMMQARREFLDQGFYQSLSDTVNNIAQQALTAVNAPNILDLGCGEGYYTHRLAQAMATLNDANSAPQIAGLDISKSAIRYAAKRYKTISFCVASAYSTPFADASQDLVTRIYAPSQDAELARIIKTKGYLLTVTPAADHLFELKQKIYQTPEKHDMKIEDIAGFELIEQQRLTDQITLTQAKDSKNLLEMTPLAWKMSDEQKAEIYAVDLTLTLDFNITLYKRTA, via the coding sequence ATGAATTACCTTTGCCCTATCTGCGCTCGCCCTTTATCCGCACAAGACAAAAGTCTTACTTGCGAGCAACGCCATCAATTTGATCTAGCAAAAGAGGGTTACGTCAATTTACTCCCAGTGCAAAACAAAAAATCAAAAAACCCCGGCGACAACAAAGAAATGATGCAAGCCCGTCGAGAGTTTCTTGACCAAGGCTTCTATCAATCACTATCTGACACGGTAAATAACATTGCTCAGCAAGCGCTAACGGCTGTCAACGCACCAAACATCCTCGACTTAGGCTGTGGCGAAGGGTATTACACCCACCGCTTAGCGCAGGCTATGGCGACTCTTAATGATGCTAACTCAGCGCCACAAATCGCAGGACTAGATATATCTAAATCAGCGATCCGTTATGCTGCAAAACGTTATAAGACGATCAGTTTTTGTGTGGCAAGTGCCTACAGCACCCCATTCGCAGATGCCAGCCAAGATTTAGTGACACGTATTTATGCACCATCACAAGATGCTGAGCTAGCCCGTATAATCAAAACAAAGGGGTACTTACTCACAGTGACACCCGCTGCCGATCATTTATTTGAGCTGAAGCAGAAAATTTACCAAACCCCTGAAAAACACGACATGAAGATTGAAGATATTGCCGGGTTTGAACTGATTGAACAGCAACGTTTAACCGACCAAATCACCCTTACGCAAGCAAAAGACAGCAAGAACTTATTAGAAATGACACCACTAGCATGGAAGATGAGTGACGAGCAAAAAGCAGAAATATATGCGGTTGATTTGACCCTAACGCTCGACTTTAATATCACGCTTTATAAACGCACAGCGTAA
- the pflA gene encoding pyruvate formate-lyase 1 activating enzyme yields MPLIKPIDSTELCSTVGRIHSTESCGTVDGPGIRFIVFMQGCLMRCQYCHNRDSWDLHSGTETTVDELVRELISYKAFMQATGGGVTASGGEAMLQPEFVRDFFIAAQAQGVNTCLDTNGYIRKYTDVIDEVLDVTDLVMLDLKQMNDKIHQELAGVSNKRTLEFAEHLATRNQKTWIRYVVVPGYTDDDASAHQLGQFIQHMDNIEKVELLAYHELGLHKWKTMGFDYPLDGVAPPSKDTMDRIKNILLKYKDNVMY; encoded by the coding sequence ATGCCGCTTATTAAACCTATTGATTCTACCGAATTGTGTAGCACAGTAGGACGCATTCATTCTACCGAATCTTGTGGCACAGTTGATGGCCCTGGCATCCGTTTCATCGTTTTCATGCAAGGCTGTTTAATGCGTTGCCAATATTGCCATAATCGTGATTCATGGGACTTACACTCAGGTACAGAAACCACTGTTGATGAATTAGTTCGTGAGCTGATTTCATATAAAGCCTTTATGCAAGCAACCGGAGGTGGTGTCACAGCATCCGGTGGCGAAGCGATGCTACAACCTGAATTTGTACGTGATTTTTTCATCGCAGCTCAAGCCCAAGGCGTTAATACCTGCTTAGATACCAACGGCTATATTCGTAAATATACCGATGTGATTGACGAAGTGCTCGATGTCACTGATTTAGTGATGTTGGATTTAAAGCAAATGAACGACAAGATCCATCAGGAATTGGCAGGTGTCAGTAATAAACGCACACTCGAATTTGCAGAGCATTTAGCAACACGTAATCAAAAAACATGGATTCGCTATGTTGTGGTACCCGGTTATACTGATGATGATGCATCAGCGCATCAACTTGGTCAGTTTATTCAACACATGGATAATATTGAAAAAGTAGAATTGCTGGCTTATCACGAATTAGGCCTACATAAATGGAAAACAATGGGCTTTGATTACCCCCTTGATGGTGTTGCGCCACCAAGTAAAGACACGATGGACCGTATTAAAAATATTTTATTAAAATACAAAGATAATGTGATGTATTAA